The proteins below come from a single Necator americanus strain Aroian chromosome V, whole genome shotgun sequence genomic window:
- a CDS encoding hypothetical protein (NECATOR_CHRV.G20081.T1) yields MDYTKGELLQYIAEEAISTMKSSRFIIVPIRLKRPGHASKQDCSKIFISKTGSKPGDSKASRKSGSSNTVTSRSSASQVDVSHKLKKDGEKKTKIVEFVIRKKKSNEEIKTDLKSITDEEDPFKKRYREKQEEQLKGKVEQYFSNVGEKEKDLSVYGMDRTQLKKDTEKTQGMTRTTATQALK; encoded by the exons ATGGACTATACAAAGGGAGAATTGCTACAATATATTGCAGAAG AGGCAATAAGCACAATGAAGTCATCGCGGTTTATCATTGTTCCCATAAGATTAAAAAGGCCGGGACATGCCTCTAAGCAGGAT TGCTCTAAAATCTTCATTTCGAAAACTGGCAGTAAACCTGGCGACTCGAAAG CTTCTCGGAAATCCGGTTCTAGCAATACTGTGACGAGCAGATCATCAGCAAGTCAAGTGGACGTCAGCC acaagttgaaaaaagatggagaaaagaagaccaaaattgttgaatttgtcataaggaagaagaagtcgaatgAG gaaatTAAGACCGATCTCAAATCTATTACAGATGAAGAAGATCCATTCAAGAAAAG ATATcgggaaaaacaagaagaacaaTTGAAGGGGAAAGTTGAGCAGTATTTTTCTAACGttggagagaaagaaaaggactTATCAGTCTAT ggTATGGACAGGACACAGCTAAAGAAAGACACGGAAAAAACACAAGGAATGACGAGAACAACAGCAACACAAGCTTtaaaatga
- a CDS encoding hypothetical protein (NECATOR_CHRV.G20081.T2) codes for MLRFKDSRTWAKQSSHSKFRTKMLTLNICGLLIVTISSMLIINCSKIFISKTGSKPGDSKASRKSGSSNTVTSRSSASQVDVSHKLKKDGEKKTKIVEFVIRKKKSNEEIKTDLKSITDEEDPFKKRYREKQEEQLKGKVEQYFSNVGEKEKDLSVYGMDRTQLKKDTEKTQGMTRTTATQALK; via the exons atgctgagattcaaagacagtcgaacatgggcgaAACAAAGTAGCCATTCG AAGTTTAG GACTAAAATGCTTACACTCAATATATGTGGATTATTAATTGTCACCATATCTTCTATGTTAATAATTAAT TGCTCTAAAATCTTCATTTCGAAAACTGGCAGTAAACCTGGCGACTCGAAAG CTTCTCGGAAATCCGGTTCTAGCAATACTGTGACGAGCAGATCATCAGCAAGTCAAGTGGACGTCAGCC acaagttgaaaaaagatggagaaaagaagaccaaaattgttgaatttgtcataaggaagaagaagtcgaatgAG gaaatTAAGACCGATCTCAAATCTATTACAGATGAAGAAGATCCATTCAAGAAAAG ATATcgggaaaaacaagaagaacaaTTGAAGGGGAAAGTTGAGCAGTATTTTTCTAACGttggagagaaagaaaaggactTATCAGTCTAT ggTATGGACAGGACACAGCTAAAGAAAGACACGGAAAAAACACAAGGAATGACGAGAACAACAGCAACACAAGCTTtaaaatga
- a CDS encoding hypothetical protein (NECATOR_CHRV.G20082.T1) — protein MEPLATTIRFLTLNCRTLSSELQQAALSTLLRYLCMPFAALQETRMRDRPVISIENYTIYCGDADENKVGGCAIAVRNDYTNLVKEFGSTSSRCAFLRLRDRRGRKLSIVSAHAPTKADEDNSKDAFFNALISKIPNQQVVTSESTQMRR, from the coding sequence atggaacctttggcaacaaccattcgtttcctcacgctgaactgccgaacactatccagtgaactccaacaagccgctctatccacacttctgcgatatctctgtatgccttttgctgcattgcaggaaacacgcatgagagatcggcctgtcatcagcatcgaaaattacaccatatactgcggcgatgctgatgagaacaaagtaggtggctgcgcgatagctgtgaggaacgattacacgAACCTGGTGAAGGAATTTggttcaacgtcgtctagatgcgcctttctacgactgcgggatcgcagaggacgtaaactctcgatcgtaagtgctcacgcacctacgaaAGCCgatgaggacaacagtaaggacgccttcttcAATGCATTGATATCTAAAATACCAAATCAGCAGGTGGTCActtcggaatcgacgcaaatgcgaagatga
- a CDS encoding hypothetical protein (NECATOR_CHRV.G20082.T2), with translation MEPLATTIRFLTLNCRTLSSELQQAALSTLLRYLCMPFAALQETRMRDRPVISIENYTIYCGDADENKVGGCAIAVRNDYTNLVKEFGSTSSRCAFLRLRDRRGRKLSIVSAHAPTKADEDNSGHFGIDANAKMRLEQPSDVLGKWYYPAERTSDNGNRLADFCEQTVTVVNRLASSSLPRLRGIIDAISSRGRGQPF, from the exons atggaacctttggcaacaaccattcgtttcctcacgctgaactgccgaacactatccagtgaactccaacaagccgctctatccacacttctgcgatatctctgtatgccttttgctgcattgcaggaaacacgcatgagagatcggcctgtcatcagcatcgaaaattacaccatatactgcggcgatgctgatgagaacaaagtaggtggctgcgcgatagctgtgaggaacgattacacgAACCTGGTGAAGGAATTTggttcaacgtcgtctagatgcgcctttctacgactgcgggatcgcagaggacgtaaactctcgatcgtaagtgctcacgcacctacgaaAGCCgatgaggacaaca GTGGTCActtcggaatcgacgcaaatgcgaagatgagACTTGAACAGCCATCCGacgtgctaggaaaatggtattatccagcggagcgcacgtcggacaacggtaaCCGTCTGGCCGACTTCTGCGaacagacggtcaccgttgtcaaCAGActggcctcatcatcgcttccacgtttaagaggaatcatcgacgccatcagctcacgtggcaggggtcaacccttttaa
- a CDS encoding hypothetical protein (NECATOR_CHRV.G20083.T1) codes for MDQMLIVRRVIKIRQRYSKPMQLAFLNFEAAFDSPYRSRLLNAVCADRVLKKFVHLLDDINQRTTAAVRTPAGCTTPFEVVTRVRQGAVAGPFLFNFAIDDNMRRTVDQCPANIVLAPLRCPLTDLEYADDVVIFAESSTKLHHVVNLVSKLAAAYRLCLRPVNWKQMWISSRLWTGIRVDGQPIELVDEFCYLGYTLKNNGGYETDIQQRCANATSAFNSLTPSPTKSSCESTYPQLDSS; via the coding sequence ATGGACCAGATGCTCATCGTCAGAAGAGTGATCAAAATtcggcagcggtattcgaagccaatgcaactagcgtttctgaactttgaagccgcgttcgactctccttaccgaagccgtcttctcaacgcggtCTGCGCCGATAGAGTACTAAAAAAGTTCGTTCATTTGCTTGATGACataaatcaacgaacaactgctgcagttcgaacaccagccggatgtacaacaccttTTGAAGTTGTAActagagtaagacaaggggcagtggcaggaccctttttgttcaatttcgccatcgacgacaatatgcgaagaacagtcgaccaatGTCCTGCcaacattgtcttagcaccattaaggtgccccttgactgacctcgagtacgccgacgatgttgttatattcgcggaaagcagtacgaaacttcatcatgttgtcaaccttgtatcgaagctggctgcagcctatagACTATGTCTACGCCCTGTTAACTggaagcagatgtggatctcttcgagactttggacgggaatcagggtggacggacagccaatagaactcgtcgatgagttctgttacctgggctatACGCTAAAGAACAACGGCGGCTACGAGACAGATATTcaacaaagatgcgctaacgccacttctgcatttaactccttaaccccatcaccaacgaagtcaagctgcgagtctacctatccgcaattggACTCATCATGA
- a CDS encoding hypothetical protein (NECATOR_CHRV.G20083.T2), whose protein sequence is MLIVRRVIKIRQRYSKPMQLAFLNFEAAFDSPYRSRLLNAVCADRVLKKFVHLLDDINQRTTAAVRTPAGCTTPFEVVTRVRQGAVAGPFLFNFAIDDNMRRTVDQCPANIVLAPLRCPLTDLEYADDVVIFAESSTKLHHVVNLVSKLAAAYRLCLRPVNWKQMWISSRLWTGIRVDGQPIELVDEFCYLGYTLKNNGGYETDIQQRCANATSAFNSLTPSPTKSSCESTYPQLDSS, encoded by the coding sequence ATGCTCATCGTCAGAAGAGTGATCAAAATtcggcagcggtattcgaagccaatgcaactagcgtttctgaactttgaagccgcgttcgactctccttaccgaagccgtcttctcaacgcggtCTGCGCCGATAGAGTACTAAAAAAGTTCGTTCATTTGCTTGATGACataaatcaacgaacaactgctgcagttcgaacaccagccggatgtacaacaccttTTGAAGTTGTAActagagtaagacaaggggcagtggcaggaccctttttgttcaatttcgccatcgacgacaatatgcgaagaacagtcgaccaatGTCCTGCcaacattgtcttagcaccattaaggtgccccttgactgacctcgagtacgccgacgatgttgttatattcgcggaaagcagtacgaaacttcatcatgttgtcaaccttgtatcgaagctggctgcagcctatagACTATGTCTACGCCCTGTTAACTggaagcagatgtggatctcttcgagactttggacgggaatcagggtggacggacagccaatagaactcgtcgatgagttctgttacctgggctatACGCTAAAGAACAACGGCGGCTACGAGACAGATATTcaacaaagatgcgctaacgccacttctgcatttaactccttaaccccatcaccaacgaagtcaagctgcgagtctacctatccgcaattggACTCATCATGA
- a CDS encoding hypothetical protein (NECATOR_CHRV.G20084.T1), translating to MHIQLLVLARSASSEQQRNDMTMIQTFISFTLKKHAAVPSDIAGYFMQSYVLVYLFKYQSMRPAKAGLQTSCGVRFMCLH from the exons ATG CACATCCAATTACTCGTGCTTGCTCGTTCGGCCAGCAGTGAACAGCAGCGCAACGATATGACGATGATTCAAACCTTTATTTC attcactttaaaaaaacatgcg GCTGTACCATCCGACATTGCTGGTTATTTCATGCAGAGTTATGTGTTAGTCTACTTATTCAAATACCAGTCTATGCGTCctgctaaagccggacttcagacttcttgCGGTGTTCGGTTCATGTGCCTccactga
- a CDS encoding hypothetical protein (NECATOR_CHRV.G20085.T1), with protein sequence MTQLPSRTLFLFENTVGAGDTYVLYVDLVSTDARAHMVAVRVPSFAGMCVSTHDPEFESSAIPQVYKGVAQKCIFTA encoded by the exons ATGACACAACTTCCATCTCGGACGCTTTTTCTGTTTGAGAACACCGTTGGTGCGGGTGACACATACGTGCTGTACGTGGATCTAGTCTCCACAGATGCAAGG GCACATATGGTTGCTGTCCGCGTCCCATCATTCGCAGGCATGTGCGTGAGCACTCACGATCCAGAATTTGAGTCCTCTGCGATTCCGCAAGTGTACAAAGGTGTGGCACAAAAATGCATCTTTACAGCTTAG